In Candidatus Desulfofervidus auxilii, one genomic interval encodes:
- a CDS encoding fumarate hydratase: MREIAVTEITKLIKRLCIESCISLNEDIIKVIKRAEEKEESEIGKKVIKQLLNNEEVAKKERIPLCQDTGVTLVYLEIGQDVHFIGGDLKRAIQEGVRQGYKEGYLRKSVCHPLSRENTGDNTPAIVHFEIVAGDKVKIMVMPKGAGSENMCTATVLTPAAGLKGIEQFVCQTIERAAVNTCSPLIVGVGIGGTIDKAAFLAKKALLRPIGERARDKTLAKLEEKWLEMFNNLGYGPLGLGGRVTCLDVHIETHPCHIASLPVGVNVQCHAHRLKTIVI; encoded by the coding sequence ATGAGAGAAATTGCAGTAACAGAGATAACTAAATTGATAAAAAGGCTTTGTATAGAAAGTTGTATTTCCCTTAATGAAGATATAATTAAGGTAATAAAACGAGCTGAAGAAAAGGAGGAATCAGAAATAGGTAAAAAAGTGATAAAACAATTGTTAAATAATGAGGAAGTGGCCAAAAAGGAAAGAATTCCTCTTTGCCAAGATACAGGTGTAACCTTGGTTTATTTAGAAATAGGACAAGATGTTCACTTTATAGGAGGAGATTTAAAAAGAGCTATTCAAGAAGGAGTAAGGCAGGGTTATAAGGAAGGATATTTACGGAAATCGGTGTGTCATCCCTTGAGTAGGGAGAATACAGGTGATAATACACCTGCTATTGTCCATTTTGAAATAGTGGCTGGTGACAAAGTGAAGATTATGGTTATGCCCAAAGGAGCTGGTAGTGAAAATATGTGCACCGCCACGGTGTTGACACCAGCGGCCGGACTTAAAGGTATTGAACAATTTGTCTGCCAAACCATAGAAAGAGCAGCAGTTAATACTTGTAGCCCGTTAATTGTAGGGGTAGGTATTGGAGGCACCATAGATAAAGCAGCCTTTTTAGCCAAAAAGGCATTATTACGTCCTATTGGCGAGAGGGCAAGAGATAAAACTTTGGCAAAATTAGAAGAGAAGTGGCTAGAAATGTTTAACAATTTGGGCTATGGTCCTTTGGGTTTAGGAGGAAGAGTTACTTGTTTGGATGTTCATATAGAAACTCATCCTTGCCATATTGCTAGCCTACCTGTAGGGGTAAATGTGCAGTGTCATGCCCATAGGTTGAAGACCATAGTAATTTAA
- a CDS encoding Fe-S-containing hydro-lyase, translated as MQIKTPLRDELLLNLKAGDEVFISGTVYTARDAAHKRLVELIKKNEPLPFSLKGQIIYYVGPTPAPPGRPIGSAGPTTSSRLDVYTPTLLAAGLKGMIGKGKRSKEVIEAIKKYKAIYFVTIGGAGALLSQCIYEAKIIAYPELGAEAIYELKVKRLPLFVANDIEGNDLYEMGRRLYQLAPCP; from the coding sequence ATGCAAATCAAGACGCCTTTAAGGGATGAATTATTGCTTAATTTAAAGGCTGGGGATGAAGTGTTTATTAGTGGGACTGTTTATACGGCGAGGGACGCTGCCCATAAAAGGTTAGTTGAATTGATTAAAAAAAATGAGCCATTACCCTTTTCTTTAAAGGGGCAAATTATCTATTATGTAGGGCCTACCCCAGCTCCACCAGGCCGTCCCATTGGATCCGCTGGTCCTACTACTAGTTCTCGTTTGGATGTTTATACCCCTACTTTGTTAGCTGCTGGCCTAAAAGGCATGATTGGTAAAGGTAAAAGAAGTAAAGAAGTGATAGAAGCTATTAAGAAATATAAGGCCATTTACTTTGTAACTATAGGAGGGGCAGGGGCATTACTGTCTCAATGTATTTATGAGGCCAAAATCATTGCCTATCCCGAACTAGGAGCAGAGGCTATTTATGAATTAAAGGTGAAAAGGTTGCCTTTGTTTGTGGCTAATGATATAGAGGGAAACGATTTATATGAAATGGGAAGGAGGTTGTATCAACTTGCGCCTTGTCCTTAA
- a CDS encoding 4Fe-4S dicluster domain-containing protein encodes MRLVLKKNKHILQKIEEISGENVFACYQCGMCTAGCPMVSEMDVLPNQVIRLLQLGAMEEVINTRTVWLCASCYTCGARCPKGVNLSRLMEAIRLMILREQNQDYVKIEKIVKESLPQIALISALRKFTS; translated from the coding sequence TTGCGCCTTGTCCTTAAAAAAAACAAACACATTTTACAAAAAATAGAAGAAATCAGTGGCGAAAATGTATTTGCTTGTTATCAATGTGGGATGTGCACTGCTGGTTGCCCTATGGTTTCAGAGATGGATGTATTACCAAATCAGGTAATTAGATTATTACAATTAGGGGCCATGGAAGAAGTAATCAATACTCGCACAGTTTGGTTATGCGCATCTTGTTATACCTGTGGAGCCAGGTGTCCAAAAGGAGTAAATTTGTCTAGGCTAATGGAGGCCATAAGGTTGATGATCTTAAGAGAGCAAAACCAAGATTATGTAAAAATAGAGAAAATAGTAAAAGAGTCTTTACCACAAATTGCTTTAATCAGTGCCTTAAGAAAGTTTACGAGTTAA
- a CDS encoding CoB--CoM heterodisulfide reductase iron-sulfur subunit B family protein, with product MREDRSQKTENLIYFPGCTLKTTAKPLEDSALKVAEALGMEIKEMPQWYCCGTVYSLAQDDLIKQLASIRNLILVQTLGHNEIMTLCSMCYNTLAQSNLLVRKDEKKLEKINQFISEQPDYKREIEVKHFLTLLKKVGTEKIKEVVKNGLSGLRIACYYGCLLLRPKEVGIDNYEQPTILEELMESLGATPVYFPYQTECCGSYHTAIKPEIVARRVYHILENARENRAELVVTSCPLCYFNLKDRQKNIKKIYPDFKKIPVRYFTEIMSQALGV from the coding sequence ATGAGAGAAGATAGAAGTCAGAAAACAGAGAATTTAATCTATTTCCCTGGTTGCACTTTAAAGACTACGGCAAAACCTTTAGAAGACTCTGCCCTAAAGGTGGCTGAGGCCTTAGGGATGGAGATAAAGGAAATGCCCCAATGGTATTGCTGTGGAACAGTTTATTCTTTAGCTCAGGACGATTTGATAAAACAATTGGCTTCTATAAGAAATCTTATTCTGGTCCAAACTTTGGGCCATAATGAAATAATGACCTTATGTTCTATGTGCTACAATACTTTAGCCCAGAGCAACTTGTTGGTAAGAAAAGATGAAAAAAAATTAGAAAAAATCAATCAATTTATCTCTGAGCAACCAGATTATAAAAGAGAGATAGAAGTAAAACACTTTTTAACTTTATTAAAAAAAGTAGGGACTGAGAAAATTAAAGAAGTAGTGAAAAATGGACTTTCAGGGCTAAGAATTGCCTGTTATTATGGTTGCTTATTATTACGCCCCAAAGAAGTAGGGATAGATAATTATGAGCAACCAACTATTTTAGAAGAATTGATGGAAAGTTTGGGGGCAACCCCGGTTTATTTCCCCTATCAAACTGAATGTTGTGGTTCATATCATACAGCCATTAAACCAGAAATAGTTGCCCGCAGGGTTTATCATATTTTAGAAAATGCCAGAGAAAATAGGGCAGAATTAGTAGTTACTAGTTGTCCCCTTTGTTATTTTAACTTAAAAGATAGGCAAAAAAATATAAAAAAGATTTATCCTGATTTTAAAAAAATACCAGTGAGATATTTTACTGAAATAATGTCACAGGCGCTGGGAGTTTAG
- a CDS encoding CoB--CoM heterodisulfide reductase iron-sulfur subunit A family protein, with the protein MRIGVFVCHCGRNIAGSVDVKKVVDEISHIKDVVLCMDYIYLCSEPGQLTIQEKIKELNLTHIVIAACTPALHGVTFGRAVEAAGLNRYLLEIANIREQCSWVHQHHPEKATKKAICLIKGALAKLKNAQPLKPIKVPLTRKVLVIGGGIAGIRAALDIAQGGIEVYLVEKTPSLGGHMAQLSETFPTLDCSSCILTPLMVEAAHHKNIHVFTYTEVKRVEGVIGNFKVTLEKKPRYVIPEKCTGCNDCVDVCPVIVPNEFDQGLGARKAIYVPFPQAVPLVYTIDLEHCLNDEKLIVCEQCFKACGPKAINFLMEPEEVEIEVGSIVVATGYELLPLENLKEYGGGEYEDVITSLDFERLASASGPTGGVIKRPSDGKVPKSVVFIQCAGSRDQEHGRPYCSKICCMYTAKHALTYKHLVPEGEACVFYIDVRAAGKRYEEFVQRVMGEERVLYLRGKVSKVFRHNEKMIVSGVDTLSGKPVEIEADLVVVAPAIVPSKKAQELAKLLKAPVDEFGFMSEIHPKLRPVESVSLGVYLAGAVQAPKDISETVAQASAAASKVLSLLSQPEASLEPIVAHVNEELCKACRLCQKACPFKAITMVGKGKKRHAKVEEALCQGCGVCMAICEEHAINVAGFTYEQLSMQLRALLEDRINENEKAVKSG; encoded by the coding sequence ATGAGAATAGGTGTTTTTGTCTGCCATTGTGGGAGAAATATTGCCGGAAGTGTGGATGTGAAAAAAGTTGTAGATGAAATTAGTCATATAAAAGATGTAGTCCTTTGTATGGATTATATCTATCTTTGCAGTGAGCCTGGTCAACTTACCATCCAAGAAAAGATTAAAGAATTAAATCTTACTCATATAGTTATTGCCGCTTGCACTCCTGCTTTGCATGGAGTGACTTTTGGCCGGGCGGTAGAAGCGGCTGGTCTCAATCGTTATCTCCTTGAAATTGCTAACATCCGAGAACAATGTTCTTGGGTGCACCAACATCATCCAGAAAAAGCCACAAAAAAGGCTATCTGTTTGATTAAAGGGGCATTAGCTAAGCTAAAAAATGCTCAACCGCTAAAACCCATAAAGGTCCCTTTAACCCGCAAAGTTTTAGTAATTGGTGGTGGCATAGCAGGGATTAGGGCAGCCTTGGATATCGCTCAAGGGGGGATTGAAGTTTATCTTGTGGAAAAAACTCCTTCTTTGGGTGGGCACATGGCCCAATTGAGTGAGACCTTTCCTACTTTGGATTGTTCCTCTTGTATTTTAACTCCACTGATGGTAGAAGCAGCTCATCATAAAAATATCCATGTTTTTACCTATACTGAGGTAAAAAGAGTAGAAGGGGTGATTGGTAATTTTAAAGTGACATTAGAAAAGAAGCCTCGCTATGTCATCCCAGAAAAATGCACCGGATGTAATGATTGTGTAGATGTCTGTCCGGTGATTGTGCCCAATGAATTTGACCAAGGTCTGGGAGCCAGAAAGGCCATTTATGTGCCCTTTCCTCAGGCCGTACCTCTAGTTTATACCATTGATTTAGAGCATTGTCTAAATGATGAAAAGTTAATTGTTTGCGAGCAGTGTTTTAAGGCCTGTGGGCCCAAGGCCATCAACTTTCTTATGGAACCTGAGGAGGTAGAAATTGAAGTCGGTTCTATTGTAGTAGCTACAGGATATGAATTATTACCTTTGGAAAATTTAAAGGAATATGGTGGGGGCGAATATGAAGATGTAATCACTAGTCTTGATTTTGAACGTCTGGCTTCTGCTTCTGGCCCTACAGGAGGAGTGATAAAAAGACCTTCTGATGGCAAAGTGCCAAAGTCTGTAGTATTCATCCAATGTGCCGGCTCCAGAGACCAAGAACATGGTCGTCCCTATTGTTCTAAAATTTGTTGCATGTACACAGCAAAACATGCCTTGACATATAAACATCTGGTGCCTGAGGGAGAAGCCTGTGTTTTCTACATTGATGTGCGGGCAGCAGGTAAGCGTTATGAAGAATTTGTGCAAAGGGTTATGGGTGAAGAAAGAGTGCTTTATTTGAGGGGCAAGGTTTCTAAGGTCTTTCGGCATAATGAGAAGATGATAGTTTCAGGGGTAGATACCTTAAGTGGAAAACCCGTAGAGATTGAAGCCGATTTGGTAGTAGTGGCTCCAGCTATTGTTCCTTCTAAAAAGGCACAAGAGTTAGCAAAGCTATTAAAGGCACCTGTAGATGAATTTGGTTTTATGAGTGAGATTCATCCCAAATTGAGACCGGTTGAATCTGTGAGTTTAGGTGTTTATCTAGCAGGGGCTGTCCAAGCCCCAAAGGATATTTCTGAGACAGTTGCGCAGGCCAGTGCCGCTGCCAGTAAGGTGTTATCTCTGCTTTCTCAGCCCGAGGCTTCTTTAGAACCCATTGTGGCCCATGTAAATGAAGAATTATGCAAGGCATGTAGACTTTGCCAGAAGGCCTGTCCGTTTAAGGCCATTACCATGGTGGGAAAGGGGAAAAAGAGACACGCTAAGGTAGAAGAGGCATTGTGTCAAGGATGTGGGGTTTGTATGGCAATTTGTGAAGAACATGCCATAAATGTGGCCGGATTTACCTATGAACAATTGTCAATGCAATTAAGGGCATTATTAGAGGATAGAATAAATGAGAATGAGAAAGCCGTTAAATCTGGCTAA
- a CDS encoding 4Fe-4S dicluster domain-containing protein, whose product MRKPLNLAKFKVPKGKVVIFAERCKGCKLCIEYCPKEILELSHDYNEKGYHYPVVKLGMENECILCLFCQEVCPDFAIFIEKQE is encoded by the coding sequence ATGAGAAAGCCGTTAAATCTGGCTAAATTTAAAGTTCCCAAAGGAAAGGTAGTTATCTTTGCCGAACGTTGTAAGGGATGTAAGTTATGTATTGAATATTGTCCTAAAGAAATTTTAGAACTTTCTCATGATTATAATGAAAAGGGGTATCACTATCCAGTGGTAAAGCTAGGGATGGAAAACGAGTGTATCCTATGTTTATTTTGCCAAGAAGTATGCCCTGATTTTGCAATTTTTATAGAAAAACAGGAGTAA
- a CDS encoding 2-oxoacid:acceptor oxidoreductase subunit alpha, giving the protein MAKDVLTGIHFLSGNYACVEGAIAAGCRFYAGYPITPSNEIAERMSVRIVQVGGIYIQMEDELGSMAALVGASWGGAKPMTATSGPGFSLMQENIGLAAMTETPCVVVNVQRGGPSTGLPTMVGQADVMQARWGSHGDYEIIALAPSSSQECFDFTIKAFNLAERWRVPVIVLMDEVVGHMWEKVIIPKKEEIKLLFRRTPTTPPEKFKPFKPKKDLVPEMAIAGTGYRVHVTGLTHDERGYPATIPEAQARLVKRLVEKIRKNAKKIIEYEEYKMKDAEVVIVSYGISARIAYQAVDWARDKGIKAGLLKLITVWPFPEEKIKRLSKKVKALITVEINFGQIFFEVERCAKGNCLCLLVSHAGGTTHKPEDVLSVIEEAIK; this is encoded by the coding sequence ATGGCTAAAGACGTATTAACTGGAATTCACTTTTTAAGTGGTAATTATGCTTGTGTAGAAGGAGCAATAGCGGCTGGGTGCCGTTTTTATGCTGGTTACCCTATCACTCCTTCCAATGAAATTGCCGAAAGGATGTCTGTTAGAATAGTTCAAGTGGGGGGCATCTATATCCAGATGGAAGATGAGTTGGGTTCTATGGCTGCCTTGGTAGGTGCAAGTTGGGGTGGAGCTAAACCCATGACTGCTACTTCTGGCCCTGGTTTTAGCCTAATGCAAGAAAATATTGGTTTGGCTGCCATGACAGAAACACCTTGTGTAGTAGTCAATGTGCAAAGAGGAGGTCCTTCTACTGGATTACCTACCATGGTTGGACAAGCCGATGTAATGCAAGCCAGATGGGGAAGTCATGGAGATTATGAAATCATTGCCCTTGCTCCCTCCTCCTCACAAGAATGTTTTGATTTTACCATTAAAGCCTTTAATCTAGCAGAAAGATGGCGGGTTCCAGTGATTGTATTGATGGACGAAGTAGTGGGTCATATGTGGGAGAAAGTGATTATTCCTAAAAAAGAAGAAATAAAATTGTTGTTTAGAAGAACACCTACGACCCCACCAGAGAAATTTAAACCATTTAAGCCTAAAAAAGACTTAGTCCCTGAAATGGCCATTGCTGGTACAGGATATAGGGTCCATGTTACAGGACTTACCCATGATGAAAGGGGCTATCCAGCCACAATTCCCGAAGCACAGGCAAGGCTTGTAAAGAGATTGGTAGAAAAGATAAGAAAAAATGCTAAAAAAATTATTGAATATGAAGAATACAAAATGAAAGATGCAGAAGTTGTAATTGTAAGTTATGGTATTTCTGCCCGAATTGCCTATCAGGCAGTAGACTGGGCTAGGGACAAAGGAATAAAAGCAGGTCTTTTAAAGTTAATAACAGTTTGGCCATTTCCAGAAGAAAAAATTAAAAGGCTTTCTAAAAAGGTAAAGGCATTGATTACAGTGGAGATAAACTTTGGTCAGATATTTTTTGAGGTAGAAAGGTGTGCCAAAGGAAATTGTCTCTGTTTATTAGTGAGTCATGCTGGTGGTACTACCCATAAACCTGAAGATGTCCTTTCTGTAATAGAGGAGGCAATAAAATGA
- a CDS encoding 2-oxoacid:acceptor oxidoreductase family protein — protein MKPLEKKHPLEVLIRTERMPHIFCSGCGIGTVLTSFVEALLESELNLDKVAVCSGIGCSSRVPGYLKLDGFHTTHGRSVAFATGLKLSNPELTVFIFAGDGDLVAIGGNHLIHAARRNIDMKVICINNFNYGMTGGQSGPTTPLTARTTTSMYGTFEEPFNLVHLMWACGAVYVARWTAAHPHYIKRSISEALERPGFCFIEVITPCPTNWGRRNKMRTGIDMTKFFLERTVVKVNPEPTEAGIDMKNPIVCGVFVDKERPDFIEALKEQVGKKVKVYEFRGDGKAEPPEVPLKISPKPLFKKKLKDIYRVKIAGLGGQGMGLLGLIIGRAATVFDGNEALYSQEYGPEARGGASSAAIIISEKKVDVPYFAKPDVLIIMAQAAFRKYKKFLHPGSILIVDSELVKVTDIPEGVKVYKLPATRMAEKLGRSIVANIVILGFFTAITDIISLKAAKEALKISVPKGTEEFNLKAFENGYDYGKGIKKEGE, from the coding sequence ATGAAACCATTAGAGAAAAAACACCCTCTTGAGGTCCTTATTCGTACCGAAAGAATGCCTCATATCTTTTGTTCTGGTTGTGGAATTGGGACAGTACTTACTAGTTTTGTAGAGGCACTTCTTGAAAGTGAATTAAACTTAGATAAAGTAGCAGTATGTTCAGGTATTGGTTGTTCAAGTAGAGTGCCAGGATATCTTAAATTAGATGGTTTTCATACTACTCATGGTCGTTCTGTTGCCTTTGCTACGGGGTTAAAATTGAGTAATCCTGAGTTAACTGTATTTATCTTTGCTGGAGATGGAGATTTAGTGGCCATAGGAGGCAATCACTTAATCCATGCTGCTAGAAGAAACATTGATATGAAAGTAATTTGTATAAATAATTTTAATTATGGAATGACCGGAGGGCAGAGTGGACCAACCACCCCTCTTACAGCAAGAACAACCACAAGTATGTATGGAACGTTTGAGGAACCCTTTAATCTGGTTCATCTTATGTGGGCCTGTGGAGCAGTGTATGTTGCACGTTGGACAGCAGCTCATCCACATTATATAAAACGCTCCATATCAGAAGCATTAGAAAGACCTGGATTTTGTTTCATAGAAGTGATCACACCTTGCCCTACCAATTGGGGAAGAAGAAATAAGATGCGTACTGGTATTGATATGACAAAGTTTTTCCTTGAAAGGACAGTGGTAAAGGTGAATCCCGAGCCAACAGAAGCTGGTATTGATATGAAAAATCCCATTGTATGTGGAGTATTTGTTGATAAAGAAAGGCCTGATTTTATTGAAGCATTAAAAGAACAGGTGGGAAAGAAGGTGAAAGTTTATGAATTCAGAGGAGATGGAAAGGCAGAACCCCCAGAAGTGCCTTTAAAAATTTCGCCAAAGCCTCTTTTTAAAAAGAAATTAAAAGACATTTATAGGGTAAAGATTGCTGGCCTTGGTGGTCAAGGTATGGGCCTTTTAGGTTTGATTATTGGGAGGGCAGCTACTGTTTTTGATGGAAATGAAGCCCTTTATTCACAGGAATACGGGCCAGAGGCTAGAGGTGGAGCATCAAGTGCAGCTATCATTATTTCTGAAAAAAAGGTAGATGTCCCTTATTTTGCCAAACCTGATGTTTTAATCATAATGGCTCAGGCGGCTTTTAGAAAATATAAAAAATTCCTCCATCCTGGCTCTATTCTGATTGTAGATAGTGAGTTAGTAAAAGTAACGGATATACCTGAAGGGGTAAAGGTTTATAAGTTACCTGCTACCCGAATGGCAGAAAAACTTGGCAGAAGTATTGTGGCCAATATAGTAATATTGGGATTTTTTACGGCTATTACAGATATTATTAGTCTTAAAGCAGCCAAAGAGGCACTTAAGATATCTGTGCCCAAAGGGACTGAGGAATTCAATTTAAAGGCTTTTGAAAACGGTTATGATTATGGCAAAGGGATAAAAAAAGAAGGAGAGTGA
- a CDS encoding 4Fe-4S dicluster domain-containing protein, with amino-acid sequence MPQFQYTQGDRTIVPPGTKQIPVYIMGKRYKVPEGLTIMKALEYVGYRYIRGCGCRAGVCGACVTVFRLAGDYRLHFGLACQTTVQPEMYLTQIPFVPANKATYDINRLKPDVYTIEKLYPETFRCLSCNTCTKACPMEIPVMDYIQALVKGDIKTCAELSHSCIMCGMCSLRCPAEIQHFHVAMLARRLYARHLMPKAKHLEKRVKQIKEKKFDWMLEELMNLSEAEMKKRYAEREWEPEPYDPNWQPKETKYLIIED; translated from the coding sequence ATGCCTCAATTCCAATATACTCAGGGCGACCGTACCATTGTTCCACCAGGAACAAAACAGATACCTGTTTATATTATGGGCAAGCGCTATAAGGTCCCTGAAGGTCTAACTATTATGAAGGCCCTAGAGTATGTGGGCTATCGTTATATAAGGGGGTGTGGCTGTCGGGCAGGCGTTTGTGGTGCTTGCGTAACGGTCTTCCGTTTGGCAGGTGATTACCGTCTCCATTTTGGCCTGGCGTGCCAGACTACTGTCCAGCCTGAGATGTATTTAACTCAAATTCCCTTTGTGCCGGCCAACAAGGCGACTTATGATATTAATCGGCTGAAACCAGATGTCTACACCATTGAAAAGTTATATCCAGAGACATTTCGTTGCTTGTCCTGTAATACTTGCACCAAGGCTTGTCCTATGGAAATTCCAGTCATGGATTATATTCAGGCGTTGGTTAAAGGGGACATAAAAACTTGTGCTGAATTATCTCATAGTTGCATTATGTGTGGGATGTGCAGTTTACGCTGTCCGGCAGAAATTCAGCATTTTCATGTAGCCATGCTAGCCAGGCGATTGTATGCCAGACACCTTATGCCTAAGGCCAAGCATTTAGAAAAGAGGGTGAAACAAATAAAGGAGAAAAAATTTGATTGGATGTTAGAAGAATTAATGAATTTATCTGAGGCGGAAATGAAAAAGCGCTATGCAGAAAGAGAATGGGAACCAGAACCCTATGACCCCAATTGGCAACCAAAAGAAACAAAATATTTGATTATTGAAGATTGA
- a CDS encoding FAD-binding protein → MSKSGYPESLQESLAKVRETRSKRIKLAKKQRYYDRLSPNEYQKVLHKYHPDYAPEGRKVLKVGPNKGDLLQKELSDILQGQPWIVPDAFDKRLKSPDLNTDVLIIGGGGAGSAAALLASEQGVNVTVATKLRHGDANTMMAEGGIQAADLPYDSPYYHFLDAFGGGHFTNDKNLLRALVLDAPLVIQWLETLGVMFDKETDGTMKELKGGGLCRRRMHSSKDMIGMEIMRVLRDEVQNKVDKIKILEFCPAVELLLDETGTIGGAILYNLDNQEFIVVKAKAVILATGGYGRLHLHGFATTNHYGATGDGLVLGYRLGIPLRNLKYAQFHPTGAVFPEQSAGMLITEKVRTLGAEPVNCDGERFCHPLEPRDVESALIIRECVERGKGVVTPTGRVGVWLDSPMIDMIWGEGTVEKVLASKYLQFKRYGIDISQEPMLIFPTLHYQNGGLSINEWGETIIPGLFAAGEVSGGVHGDNRLMGNSLLDINVFGRRAGAKAAVFAKKRKRMKALTLRHLEEYLKALKMAKIKPQIKSPIILPDYRNQEAKAKMLG, encoded by the coding sequence ATGTCAAAATCTGGTTATCCAGAAAGCTTACAGGAGAGTCTGGCTAAAGTGAGGGAGACCAGGAGTAAGCGAATCAAATTGGCCAAGAAACAGAGGTATTATGATAGGCTTTCCCCTAATGAATATCAAAAAGTTTTGCATAAATACCATCCTGATTATGCACCTGAAGGTAGAAAAGTGCTTAAAGTAGGGCCTAATAAAGGTGATTTATTACAAAAAGAATTAAGTGATATTTTGCAGGGACAACCTTGGATTGTTCCTGATGCCTTTGATAAAAGACTAAAATCACCTGATTTAAACACCGATGTATTAATCATTGGTGGAGGAGGGGCAGGGAGTGCGGCTGCCTTGTTGGCCTCAGAGCAAGGAGTAAATGTGACAGTGGCTACCAAATTAAGACATGGTGATGCCAATACCATGATGGCTGAGGGCGGAATACAGGCAGCAGACTTACCTTATGATTCACCTTATTACCACTTTCTAGATGCCTTTGGGGGAGGACATTTTACCAATGATAAAAATCTATTGCGAGCCTTAGTTTTAGATGCTCCCTTGGTTATTCAATGGCTAGAAACATTAGGAGTAATGTTTGATAAAGAGACTGATGGCACCATGAAGGAATTGAAGGGAGGCGGTCTCTGTCGTCGGCGAATGCACTCTTCAAAGGATATGATAGGCATGGAGATCATGCGGGTATTAAGAGATGAAGTCCAAAATAAAGTGGATAAAATAAAAATCTTAGAATTTTGTCCGGCAGTAGAGCTTTTATTAGACGAAACTGGAACCATTGGAGGAGCAATTCTATATAACTTAGATAATCAAGAATTTATAGTAGTTAAGGCTAAGGCAGTCATTCTGGCTACTGGTGGCTATGGTCGTTTACACTTACACGGTTTTGCTACTACCAATCACTATGGGGCTACCGGAGATGGTTTAGTATTGGGTTATCGCTTGGGTATTCCTTTACGCAATTTAAAATATGCCCAATTTCATCCTACAGGTGCTGTCTTTCCAGAACAAAGTGCAGGTATGCTAATTACCGAAAAAGTGAGGACTTTGGGAGCTGAACCGGTTAATTGTGATGGTGAAAGGTTTTGCCATCCGTTGGAACCTAGAGACGTGGAATCTGCCTTAATTATACGGGAGTGTGTAGAGAGGGGTAAAGGAGTAGTTACTCCTACAGGAAGAGTAGGAGTATGGCTTGATTCTCCCATGATTGATATGATTTGGGGTGAAGGCACGGTAGAGAAGGTATTAGCGAGCAAATATCTACAATTTAAAAGATATGGCATTGATATTTCTCAAGAACCCATGCTTATTTTTCCTACTTTACATTATCAAAATGGCGGTCTGTCCATTAATGAATGGGGAGAGACCATTATCCCTGGGCTATTTGCTGCTGGTGAAGTAAGTGGGGGAGTGCATGGGGATAATCGGTTGATGGGAAATTCCCTTTTAGATATAAATGTATTTGGTAGACGGGCAGGAGCAAAGGCAGCAGTATTTGCAAAAAAAAGGAAAAGAATGAAAGCTTTAACCTTAAGACATCTTGAGGAGTATTTAAAAGCATTAAAAATGGCCAAGATAAAACCTCAAATAAAATCTCCTATTATATTACCTGATTATAGAAATCAAGAAGCAAAGGCAAAAATGCTAGGTTAG